Part of the Pseudobdellovibrionaceae bacterium genome is shown below.
GGGTCAATGACTTGAGCGTCACCCTGCCCTAGTCGAACATAGGAGTTCTTATCGTCTTCGTGGCTTAGTATATTGATAAGTTCAAGCCGACCCTCGCGAACGATCAATGACTCAAATTGATCTGTACGCCGAGCCACTTCAGCAAGGCGCCACAGCGGCCCCCGCCGTGGATCTACGAGCACATGGCCTGATAGGATTTTCTTCCACACCATGCTTTCACTGTCGAGTGACCTAACATGAACACCCAAATCTCGCTGCGTGGTCTTTACGGAATCTTCATATACCACAAGGTACGGTACACCCTGTTCTAAATGGATCTGGTGTTCCGTGTTGGCATGCCCCAAAGATGCCACAAGCATGACTATGAGACTAAAAATCAGTTTAAATTTGAAAAACACTTCTTATCGCCTCGCTCGTTTCCCCCCGAACAAATGCAATAGATACATTCCCCATTTCCGATGAGCTACTTTTGCTCCTCGGGTTTTTCTAAAGTGGTCGAAATAGCAATACGTCCAGCAGCCATGTCAATGGCCACTCTCGCGCCGGCCTCACTGTAACCTTTCGCCCGCATTCCCTGCAGATAGGTACTCAAGTGCCCCTGCACTTGAGTACTTTGGTTATCATTGTTGTGAACTGAGTCCGCCAACTGCCGAATAATCACTCCAACAGAGCTATTAAAAACTTGGCTCAACAACATATGCTTAATCGCTTTTACCAACCCCGGATGTCTTGCAGTAGGATCTTCTAATGCTGAATCTACGTTGCTGTAACGTAGCACTGTGTTTATGGCCCTCTCGTCAAGACCTGCACTGCTGTTGGCCTGCTTGTAAGACTTCTTAAGATCTTCGACAAATTGCCGTTCATCGTCTAATCGAATGGTGTACCCCGTGTTGAGGTCTTCATACTCTTCGGCGCCATCTTGAACAGATAGTGCTTCAAGAATTTTCCACGCTCGCACATAGAGCGGTCCCACTTGATCGTCTGGAGTTAACGATTGAATAACATCGTCTTGCACCATGCGTACGAAAACCTCATCGTATAGCGCCTTAGCCTGAGTGGCCCAGTGCTGGCGGGTCTCCAAAGAGGCATTTGTGTTTAGCTCTTTTCTTCTCATCATCTCATAAAAAGACTCCAGCGCATCCACCAAAGTCATTTCGCGAGACTCGCGACGGCGGGCTTTGGCCAAAACTTGGTCAAACCATTTCTTCACATCACGCTGATCCAAACCAAAATCACCGTCATTGGTGTGCTCAGACAGGGCTTTGAGCGCTTTATCGGCCCCGGGCCCCAATCCTAAATCTTCTCCCAATTTGAAGCGAATTCTTTGCACTTCGTCTGTATAAACCGGACTTGTTACTATGCCTTGTGAAGAATATTTCCGCGCCTCTTCAGCATTGAAGTTCATCCGCGTGACTGAGGCCACAGCTCCCATAAACAGCATCACATAGGGACTTTGGTGGACTTCATACTCGCCATCACCAAACCATACCTCGTAGCGACCGTCAGTGCCCTTGGGCTTCATGCCTCTTTTGATTCGCGGAAACAGTTCTGTTCGAGGTAAGACCACTCGTTCCGCCTGAGCATCTGCCAAGGAGCGTACAGAATAATTTCCGTGTCCGGCCATTTCAAAAATGGTGGCTGCTACGGCATGGGGATCGGTCAACCAAGGCATACGAATACGTTCGATTCGAGACAACAAAGCCCGACTTTTTGGCGACTTTTCCAAATGATCAAGATTCTCTAAATTTGACGCTCCCATAATAAACATATTCAGAGGCGTGGTTGGCAACATTCCAAAGCGCAACACACGATCCTGGGCAACCCCCAACGACGAGTTCAAAACATCTGCTGGATAGCGGAGCATCTCATCCCAAAAAATAACAAATCCGTGGCCATGCGGGATAATCCCGGGCACCCATATAGATGGGTTTTCAGACCCTAACGTGGCCATTCTTTGCGGCTCCACGCCTCCAAAAATTTCTCTAGAACGAATGTCTTTTGGTGGTGAGTCCAGCTGTGGCATGGATTTGTCTTCGCCCACAATGACCCGTCGCAGACGAGTGTGGTGATCCAGAATGGCCAAAACTTCCCGCTCTGTTAAATCTCGCTTTAACTTACGCCGGTAATGTTGAAGCACCATTTTTCTGATTCCACCATTGGACCAGGCTGGCTCTAACAAAGGATCCGGATCTCCTACATTGAATTCTCGAAGTTCTTGGTCGGCAAGATGCAGCACCCGCTTTTGCACTTCGGCGGGCAACAATGTCAGTGGTGAGTCATTCACGGCCGCAGGAATGGTGTCTTGAATAAGTGTTTTGAATCCTAAAATAGGTTCGCCATCGATCATGTCACGGCGAAGATTTCGCCAGTCATAGGACCAATACTGAAACTTTGGATCATTCTTCGAAGCATACCGAAATGCTGAACGAAAAATATTGAGAAACAGACTCTTACCTGTGGCCGCTGGCCCAATAAACACGGGAATACTTCGACTGTTTGCAAATATGGAGTTTTCAAGAGTCATCACTAATTTTTCAATGGACTCTTCTTGTTGCACAATAGCGCTATAACCATTCAACTCGCTGGGCGTGCTGAAAATATGATACAACGTCACTGGATGGGGAATGTGCCGCAATTGCACACCGGACTCCACGCGTCCTTTACGCACTAATGCTAACAATCTTTGCTCGGCGCTCAAACCTAACAAAGGGGCGTTAACAAGCAGATTCTCTTCTTTGCTTGAAGTCACCAGTCGAGAAAACGGAACCTCTTGTATTTCTGCATTAAATGCCTGATCAGGAGTGTCTTTAGCCAACGCCTGCTGACACCAGTTTGGCAAAATTAAACCCGGGCCCACCGTTGATTTTTCGTCGCCACCGTCATTGGCAAAAACAGAAGATCCCAACAGCAGCAGAACAACAACCCCTACAAACGCTCTCAACAAATACATGAACCCCACCATGTGTTAGTAATGACTTGAGATTAATTTTGAAGAAATTGAAGTCGATTAAATAAATACAGAGAAACCAAATCCCAGGATTCACACCGCAAATCAAAAAACTGTTTCAAAGTTTTACTTTAACTGAATTTCCCCTCTTTAAACCCAACCCGTTGTGTATTGATAGAGGAAGCTTTTAATAAAACCGTCTACTTGACGCAACCAAAAATAAATAAATGTCACAACACACTTTTCACTATATAGATGAATAAATTTCAATTACCTAAAATACTTTCAACAATCACTGGCAAACGCGAGCCCAGATTGAGCACTCGTGGTAAATGCGTCGCAAACCAGATGAAGCATTATGATCGTGCCGCGTCAAACTAGTTCGTTTTTTAGGAGCTCCATTTTGAAAATTAAATTTCGCCAGGCGCCCCTCACACTATTTGTTTTCAGTTTTTTGTTCGCAACAGTGAGTTGGGCCCAGTCGAGTGAGTTAGACGACTCCGTATTCTTTAAGACCTCTTATGACCAGAGCATACACCGAAAACGAAATGCCTTTTGGCCGGCCATGGGTAGCTTTTTTGCTCCCGGGATCAATCAGTGGATCGAGGGGCAACACAAATCAGCGGCGCTTTACTCAGGGGGCGCCCTGTTGGCTACGGCCTTGCAGATTTCGGCCTTGAGTGAGGTCGCCGACAGCACTGAGACTTTGATCAATCCTCAAGATTTTGCAGAAGCCGGAGATCCCATCAAGAAAATCGTTGTTGGCGATGCCATTTATAAAACCATGGGTGGTCTTAGCGCCCTTCACGCTTTTAAAACCTCGGTGCATTGGCACAAAGACCATACTGATCGTTTTTCATTTATCGACCCTCATCGCGAAAAAATGAAGGATGTGATTCTAGCTCCCTTTGCCTTTTCAAATTTAAAAAGAATGACCACATTGATTCCTCTTGCCACCATCGGCCTACTGGCGGCCACCACCAGTTTTGAAGCAGGCAATAGGGGCATAAATATCGGTGACTCACTGTTTATTGGGTCAGTTTCTTACGGTGCGGGCGTAGGAGAAGAAGCCTTGTTTCGCGGATTCCTGCTTCCCTACATGTATGATTCTTGGAATAACTTTTTCTGGAGCAATACTGCACAGAGTTTAGTCTTTGCCGCCCTTCACATTAATGCGGAGTTGACTGTTCCGGTTTGGCAATTTGCGTTGGGATATTATTTTGGATGGATCACCCACCAAAACCATTGGTCCATAGAAGAAAGCGTGTTTATACACACCTGGTGGGACGTGATTGCGTTTACCGCTACTTTTGCCGCGGCCAAAACCCGCGGCACGTCTATTTATTTTCCAATAGTACAGTCGACGTTTTAGATTTTTGCGTCACAACTTTTTCTGCTCGGCACTTGCTCTTCAGGGGCAGAGGTTATGCAAACCAAATTAAAAATCGCTTTTTGATTCTTTGGGCCGTGGTAATTGGACCAAAAAGAAAACAGAAACTACTGTTAAGTGATTTCAACAGGTTAAGGTGCCTTTTTAGGTCTGGGGCCGGCCTGGCACTCGCCTTTCACTCTTTAAAACCCACCGTTTGGCCCGAACAGTCCTCAAAGAAGAAGTTGTTTTGCGGCTTCAATGTCTAACTGGGACGGGTCGTTAATATTGGCGCAGAGCTGATCTAAAATTTTATTTTGTTCGATGCCCTTGGATTTTGCTTCAGCATATGGAACCAACGTGTAGGTCACCATGGCGTAGCGAGTTCGATAAAGTTCCGGCAGCTCTTGTTCTAAACGCCGCTCCACTTTTTTCCGCAGCAGGAACTTATCATCGGCCACTCGATCTCGCATCTCTATAAAATTCTCGATGGCCATATCGGCAATGGCATCGGCGTTGGGCTTCTGGCGTTCAAAATATGTTAAAAACGCTTTCTCCCAATCCTCTGAAAACTCGTCCAGTGCCGTCATCAGGTAAGTGATGTCTTCAAACCCACAGTTCATACCTTGTCCAAAAAAGGGCACCACGGCATGGGCGGCATCTCCTAAGAGCGCCACTTTATCTTTGAAAACCCACGGAGCGCATCTCACTGTGCCGAGAAAACCTTGCGGATTTTCACTGTACTCCGTGGCCAGATTTGGCATTAAAGGTACGGCATCTGGGTACTGTTCTTTAAAAAACTGAAAGGCCTGATCCGCCGTTTTGACTTCTTCAAAACTGTCACGGCCCGCCTCGGGTAGGTACAGCGTCATTGTAAAAGAGCCATCAAGATTGGCTAGTCCCATTAGCATATGGTGCCCTCTGGGCCAGATGTGCAAGGCGTTTTTGTCTAGAGCGTACTCTCCGGCGCCAGCAGCAGGCAGTGTGAGTTCTTTGTAGCCTGCTCCCAATGGTTCAAGCGTATTCACTTGTTCCACACCCCGTTTTTGTAACGCACTCATCATCTGTTTGCGCACCACTGAACCGGCGCCATCTGTACCGAAGATATGGTCAAATTTTTCTGAGCCACTTTCAAATCTCAGAGTCGAATTCTCTATATCCATTTCCAAGATGGGACATTCGAAGTGCAACTGAGCCCCCTCGATCTCTGCCTCGTGCAGCAGCATTTGATTCAAGTGAGTTCTTGAAATTGAATAATTACATTCTGAATCATTTCGACCATAAGGCTGATACGTGGTTTCGCCTTTGAGGTCATGCATCATTCGGCCACGCACAGAAACAGTTTGCTCTTTGACTTTATCCCAAAGTCCCACCTTTTCAAGGGCGTGAATGCCCCGGGAGGTCACCACCAAATTGATTGATCGGCCCCCATCTAAAATGTTTTTTCTGAGGTCCGGCCGGCGCTCGAATACTTTAACTGAATGACCCCGCTTTCGCATATAAACGGCCAACAACGAACCCACCAGGCCCGCACCCACAATGGCGATGTGTTTTACTGAAGAAGGATTAGCCATTGAGACCTCCATTGATAGCGTCAACAAGTCGATAAACATCTTCAAAGCTGTTATACAACGGAGCCGGCGCCATTCGCAAAATATCTGGTTCTCTAAAATCCACAATAACTCCCGCCTCGGAGAGTTTTTTAGCCAAAGTTTTTGGCTCCCCTTTTATGCGCACGCAAAGCATGGAACCCCTATTTTCTGGAGTCACTATCTCGCAAGCGCCAGCACATTCTGTCTTCAGCAGATATTCCAGGTAAGTGGTGAGGCGGTCGCCCCGTTCTCGCAAGGCCCACATTCCGGCTTCATCGAAGATCTCTAAAGAAGCCCGTAAGGTCGCCATCGGCAAAATGGGTGGATTACTGAGCTGCCAAGCCTCGACCGTTGGCATAGCCTGAAACTGTCTCGACATTTGAAACCGCTTTGACTTATCTGTACCCCACCAACCTTCAAAGCGCGGAATATCTTTTTTATTTAAATGCCTTTGGTGAACAAAACATCCCGCAAGTCCGCCAGGCCCAGAGTTTAAATATTTATAAGAACACCACACAGCAAAATCCACACCGTCATCATGTAACGACAAACCAAGATTGCCGGCGCCATGGGCCAAGTTAAAACCAGCTAAAGCCCCCACATCATGAGCCGCACTGGCGATGGCTTTCATATCGAATTTGTAGCCCGTCAAGTAATTGCAATTTCCCAGCATTACCAACGCCAACGAGGAGCCCAACTCTGAGATTGTTTCAATAATTCTGTCGTGCTCAACCTCTACTATGGCCTGTTTGGGATCAAACCCATGAAAACGCGCTTGCGAGTCCACGGCATATTGATCAGAAGGAAAGGTGTTTTTCTCTATAAGTATTTTAAATCGTTCTTTGCTCGGCCGATAGAAACTCACCATCATCAAGTGTAAATTCACGGTGAGTGAGTTCATCACCACCACTTCGTCAGGTCTTGCCCCCACAAGGCGCGCGGACGGCTCTGTTAAGAATTCATGATAAGAGTACCAAGGATGTTCGCCCAAAAAATGACCTTCAACACCGTATCGTCCCCAGCTATCAAACTCTTCCATCGCATAGTGACGCGCCCGAACCGGCATCAGTCCCAGCGAATGGCCGGCAAAGTAGAGTTGGTCTTCGCCAGTTTGAGTTTTTGGGAATACAAATTCCCGGCGAAACCGAGAAAATGGGTCTTTTTCATCAAATGCTCTTGCCGCCTGTAAGCTAGCCGACTCCGCTATGAACATCATACTTGTTATTCCCCTACCTGAAATCCTACCGAACCTAGGCCTTCCACCTCGAGTTGCACTTTCATATTAGGCTCTAGCGCCACGGCCGAAGTGGCTCCGCCAGCTAGCACCACTTGACCTGCCTTTAGTGTTTGGCCATTTTCGTGCAACAACTCAACCAGTTGTACCACTGATATAATGGGATCACCTGATATGGCGTTTGAGTTTCCCTCACCGGCCGTCTCGCCGTTAATGGTCATTTCCATAGCCAAGTCTGCAAGATTTATCTCGGAGAAATCCTCTCGCCAATTGCCCAAGACAAAATGCGAAGAGGACGAATTGTCAGCAATGACGTCTTGTAATGAAAAATACTTAAACTGTTTGTATCGAGAATCTAATATCTCAAGGGCCGGACACACGGCACTCACGGCCTCTAGGGCCTTTTCGCGGGTAGTGGGATAGGATAAATCCTCACCCATTAAAAATGCGACTTCTGGTTCAACCTTTGGGTGAATGCTATTTTTTAATTGAAACTCGCCCCCATCTTCAAGGGCCATCTTGTCAGTCAACCCGCCGTAAAGTGGAGAATGCAGGTTCATTTGCTGCCGCTTGGCTTCGGATGTGAGGCCCATCTTCCAACCCACTAGGGCTTCACCATTTTTTTCTCGAAATGCCAATCCCAAGGCCTGTACTACATAGGCATCGCGAGTTTGAAAATCAGAAATCGTTTCACTAAATTGCTCCACTGGAGCTTGATTGACTCGTGCACTGTTGAGGTCGCTGGCTATCTGTTCGCGAAGATTTGAATCCATGACTTACACCTTTTGTTCTCAATGGACCGCAACGATATTCATAAAAAGCATGGGGTACAAGACAAAACACCATAGCCAACGAGGTTCGCCAAATCCAAGAACAGGGGCGGGCCAGAGGGTTCGGCCACAAGCTCCGTTTCGGTGGCTCCACCCATTTATTTTCAGATTCACAATACACTCCGCGGCGCTCTTGAGCTGCCCCTTATAAACTGTCGACGCCCGTTTTCTTATGAAAAGGGAGGGAATAACGCCGGATGACTGGGTGTGACAGAAAAGTCTGTTTATCGATAGAGCACTGGTCTGCTACAAGAATTCTATATGCAAGAAACTCACACCATACTTAATTTTATTGCCGGAGAATTTCAGCCCGCCAAAAATGGAGCTACTTTAGACAATTATTCACCGCGAACCGGACAAATCTATGGCTCATTGCCCGACTCATCGGGCGAAGATGTCATGCTGGCGGTGGAGGCGGCCCATACAGCTTTCCCTCAGTGGGCCAACACCCCTGTGCGTGAGCGAAGCCAAATACTAAGACGACTGGCTCAACTGATTGGTGAACACGCTCCTTTTTTAGCCACTGTAGAATCCACGGATAACGGCAAACCCCTGTCAGTGGCCAAAAGTATTGATATACCCCGAAGCCAACAGAATTTTGAGTTCTTCGCCGATGCCATCGGGCAATTCTCTGGTCAAAGCTATGACATGGACGGCACAGCCTTGAACTTCACTCTTCGCTCGCCCTTAGGTGTGGTGGCCTGTATATCCCCATGGAACTTGCCGCTTTATTTGCTCACTTGGAAAATCGCGCCGGCATTGGCTGCAGGCAACACAGTGGTGGCAAAACCCTCAGAGATCACTCCCATGTCGGCTTATTGGCTATGTCACTTGGCTAAAGAAGCGGGCCTACCTGCTGGTGTATTAAACATGGTGCATGGGCAAGGACAAAAAATTGGCCCTACCCTGAACACCCATCCCCTTGTAAAAGCCATCTCATTCACAGGCAGCACCGAGACCGGAAAAAAAATTGCTGAAGACGCCGCACCTCTTTTTAAAAAACTCTCCTTAGAAATGGGCGGCAAAAATCCCAATATTATTTTTGCCGACAGCCAGTTTGATGAAGCCGTGAACACCACCCTACGCTCGAGCTTTGCCAATCAAGGTCAGATCTGTCTCTGTGGATCGCGAATCTTTGTAGAAAAAAAGATTTACGAACCTTTTAAATCCGCACTGATCGATAGGGTTCGAAGTCTAACCCAGGGCGATCCGCTTCAGCCAGACACCCAACAAGGGGCCCTAGTTTCAAAAGACCATCTTGAAAAAGTATTACGTTACATTGATCTGGCAAAAAATGAAGGCGGTCGAATACTTTGTGGGGGCGAGAGAGTGTTTTTCGATGGTCCCCTTAAAGAGGGATATTATATGCAACCCACACTCATCGAGAATCTGGATGCCTTCTGTCGCACAAACCAAGAAGAAATATTTGGACCCGTGGCCACAATTACCCCTTTTGAAACCGAAGATGAAGT
Proteins encoded:
- a CDS encoding fumarylacetoacetate hydrolase family protein, encoding MDSNLREQIASDLNSARVNQAPVEQFSETISDFQTRDAYVVQALGLAFREKNGEALVGWKMGLTSEAKRQQMNLHSPLYGGLTDKMALEDGGEFQLKNSIHPKVEPEVAFLMGEDLSYPTTREKALEAVSAVCPALEILDSRYKQFKYFSLQDVIADNSSSSHFVLGNWREDFSEINLADLAMEMTINGETAGEGNSNAISGDPIISVVQLVELLHENGQTLKAGQVVLAGGATSAVALEPNMKVQLEVEGLGSVGFQVGE
- a CDS encoding CPBP family intramembrane metalloprotease — its product is MKIKFRQAPLTLFVFSFLFATVSWAQSSELDDSVFFKTSYDQSIHRKRNAFWPAMGSFFAPGINQWIEGQHKSAALYSGGALLATALQISALSEVADSTETLINPQDFAEAGDPIKKIVVGDAIYKTMGGLSALHAFKTSVHWHKDHTDRFSFIDPHREKMKDVILAPFAFSNLKRMTTLIPLATIGLLAATTSFEAGNRGINIGDSLFIGSVSYGAGVGEEALFRGFLLPYMYDSWNNFFWSNTAQSLVFAALHINAELTVPVWQFALGYYFGWITHQNHWSIEESVFIHTWWDVIAFTATFAAAKTRGTSIYFPIVQSTF
- the kynU gene encoding kynureninase gives rise to the protein MMFIAESASLQAARAFDEKDPFSRFRREFVFPKTQTGEDQLYFAGHSLGLMPVRARHYAMEEFDSWGRYGVEGHFLGEHPWYSYHEFLTEPSARLVGARPDEVVVMNSLTVNLHLMMVSFYRPSKERFKILIEKNTFPSDQYAVDSQARFHGFDPKQAIVEVEHDRIIETISELGSSLALVMLGNCNYLTGYKFDMKAIASAAHDVGALAGFNLAHGAGNLGLSLHDDGVDFAVWCSYKYLNSGPGGLAGCFVHQRHLNKKDIPRFEGWWGTDKSKRFQMSRQFQAMPTVEAWQLSNPPILPMATLRASLEIFDEAGMWALRERGDRLTTYLEYLLKTECAGACEIVTPENRGSMLCVRIKGEPKTLAKKLSEAGVIVDFREPDILRMAPAPLYNSFEDVYRLVDAINGGLNG
- a CDS encoding FAD-dependent monooxygenase, whose amino-acid sequence is MANPSSVKHIAIVGAGLVGSLLAVYMRKRGHSVKVFERRPDLRKNILDGGRSINLVVTSRGIHALEKVGLWDKVKEQTVSVRGRMMHDLKGETTYQPYGRNDSECNYSISRTHLNQMLLHEAEIEGAQLHFECPILEMDIENSTLRFESGSEKFDHIFGTDGAGSVVRKQMMSALQKRGVEQVNTLEPLGAGYKELTLPAAGAGEYALDKNALHIWPRGHHMLMGLANLDGSFTMTLYLPEAGRDSFEEVKTADQAFQFFKEQYPDAVPLMPNLATEYSENPQGFLGTVRCAPWVFKDKVALLGDAAHAVVPFFGQGMNCGFEDITYLMTALDEFSEDWEKAFLTYFERQKPNADAIADMAIENFIEMRDRVADDKFLLRKKVERRLEQELPELYRTRYAMVTYTLVPYAEAKSKGIEQNKILDQLCANINDPSQLDIEAAKQLLL
- a CDS encoding aldehyde dehydrogenase, giving the protein MQETHTILNFIAGEFQPAKNGATLDNYSPRTGQIYGSLPDSSGEDVMLAVEAAHTAFPQWANTPVRERSQILRRLAQLIGEHAPFLATVESTDNGKPLSVAKSIDIPRSQQNFEFFADAIGQFSGQSYDMDGTALNFTLRSPLGVVACISPWNLPLYLLTWKIAPALAAGNTVVAKPSEITPMSAYWLCHLAKEAGLPAGVLNMVHGQGQKIGPTLNTHPLVKAISFTGSTETGKKIAEDAAPLFKKLSLEMGGKNPNIIFADSQFDEAVNTTLRSSFANQGQICLCGSRIFVEKKIYEPFKSALIDRVRSLTQGDPLQPDTQQGALVSKDHLEKVLRYIDLAKNEGGRILCGGERVFFDGPLKEGYYMQPTLIENLDAFCRTNQEEIFGPVATITPFETEDEVVEWANSTRYGLAGSIWTENLSRAHRLARRLDSGLLWINTWMMRDLRTPFGGVKDSGVGREGGEDALRFFTEVKNVCIKT